TATACATTGTTGTTGTGTCTTGCATAAAATACCATCATAATGGTTATTTGGAACATGAGGAAGAGCCTGGAGGCTGAGGTTGTTAATAACAGTCATACTCCCAGAATTCTGTGGCAGCAGATGAGGATGCGTTCGTCTGATTGGTAAACTGAATGGTGTTATTTCTTGTTGAGAAGTCGACACAGTCATCTAAGAAGGAGGtgagaaaaaatatttgaaaaaattgTTAATGTAGTTTAAcagtttttcacagtttttcctTATTGGTGACAGTAAATCGTATCTTTTTGCATCTGTAATGTGCTGCGGTTTGAGCCACAGGAAATGTTTCTTGAAGAAATCCTGCTCCTGGTTGTTGTGCTGGTATGTTTAATTTTTAGACCTGTGCTTTTTTATCAAGTCAAAATGTTTGCAGTGAAAATGGTCTGTCACACATGTGGTTAGATAAACAGCCAGTGTTAATAATCTAATGTCTCATGATCAAGTCATTTATCTGATATGATGAACATGACATCAGTAAATTATGCAGATATTATTGTCCCCTCTGTCACACAAGTCAACCTTTGTACCTGTGTTCCAGTCGTTGCTGCAGCTGGACCAGGGCAGCTGGGAGCTGAAGGAGAACACCAGGTAGAGCAAAGCCCAGGCAAGAATAATGATGTAGGTCATACAGGAATAGAGGAGAATCAGCAGTCCACCATAGCCGATACCTGCATTGGAAGACATTACCTACATGAAGGTAACTAAAAAAAAATAGTGCCAATCAAAAGAGGTTGAAAAAGGTTTTACTCAAGATGTCACCTAATTGAATGTATTTATAGcatttcatgtttcattacCAGGCgtaatacatatattatataatatacatttctCCTCCAATTAAACATTGCACTTTTGTGGCAGTGTTGGACTCATTCATGGTttacaaaaatattcaaaacctACAGAATGTTAAACGACATTTCAGTGAGAGATTCAAGTGTCTGATGCTCATTGACTGTTTGTTAAAATGAACATATAGACTCCGAAGCTAATGTGAAAGTTCCTGAAAACTGTGTTCTCTCGAATGagcagcagagggcgactctaCTGGTTGTGAATGCATGTCCAAGTGCTGATTCTctagtaagtttggttttaataatatgtgatgcaaaaaaaacaaggtgaaatgtcatgattgacattGAAGACTGACTCGTGATCGAGGGCGTGCATCGCAGTGACCTCGCTTCTGCCGCTCCATCCATTGATCTCTACAATGCTGACTCTGgttccaaatgtgcaagatggcggcgttcatatcagggatattttagcttcatttttggatagtgggaggaagtggatctaagccgtccatctttatttccagtctttGGCTCAAAAACTAAGCGATGGTGTCAAGACGGGCTGCCACTTGGTCGTGCTACTTGTGGTAAAGTAGACTTGAGCTGCTGGCCTTTAGCAGATATAAGACGCAGGCTACAGAGGACAGGTCTGTCCAACTCCACACCCTCAGATTCTTTTACCTTTTCACACTTGAGGTCTTCTGACCCAGACGGCTGTGAAATCACTTAGGGAACTTTTTAAAAGGCTAAATACCCTTTGTTTTCCACAAATGCAACAGAGCTCACACCTTCAAGCAGACTTTGATGTGTTCAATCAGCCGTGTTGCTCGTTTAAAGTAAACTTTCTGTAAAAAAGAATCTCACTTGCCTTACATAACAATGTTGTTTTGCTTGGTAACAGAggtgttgttattgttgattTGTCAGTGTCTGCCTTGTGAAAGTGCCCTTTCATTATGCTTTTTATAAGTTTATGTTGGCTCCATGTACTTTCAGAGTTGGTTACTGCCTCACATATTCTCCCTTTGTGAAACATTGAACCATTTTAACTGAAGGAAGAAGCTTTCTCACAGTGGGTTGGGGTTTGGTCAATCATTAAACTTACAGCCAGTCCTGCATCAATCATCATTTCTCCAGTGAATCTTGGTTTTTTCGTCTTGGACTCACACACCACTGCACATAGTGTATACCTTCTGCCAGTGGGCATAGCTTCCTCCAGCAGGTGACGCTGCCCTCCTGGGTGTACTGGCCTATGGCGGTCTCCAGCAGGAACAGGGGTACACCACATGTCACCACGAATACCACATACGGCACCAGGAATGCCCCTGAAttcacaaaagacacaacattGCATGACTACAATACACATGTTTTGAGTAATACTGTAATAGTGAGCATTGTATTTGTATACCGCCTCCGTTTTTGTAGCAGAGGTAAGGAAACCTCCACACGTTGCCCAGGCCGACAACATTTCCCGCCACGGCCAGTAGAAACTCCATCTTACTGCCCCagtgtcctctctcctccacatcctcctccttgTTTTGTGTggtacattttttattcaacatACCGAAAACCTCCGTCTGGACCCAGTCGTCCTTGTTACCCAGATGCTGGGTTTGCCAGGTTATCTCCGCCTTTATATTCACCCCTAATTCTGTCATGTAATGAGCAACTGTCTGACCAGTAAATCAGTTCTCAGCAGGGATGTTAATTATCTCCTGCAGAGCATAAATTTCAATCTCTAAACTAGAGTGACATGCAGAgttcatacctctgccaaggtccccttatgaaaccacatttaaattcacatgattttatttggatctgcagcaaactgcacacactcataaatatcagtcctcttaatatgcctgttttttaatctcgcaatgttaaagagatTTAAAGGAAGTACTGGATCTGCACCCTGATCTGGATCACCTTAATGTAAAAGTCTCTGTGCTCCCAGTCTTCTGTGTCATCTGCTCAGTTCGGGTTTTGTTTCCCCATGacgtttctgtgtttttgaccTTGGCTCCAGTCACtagttttttgtctgtgttgatgGACTCTAAACcagctttgtttttatgtttaaatgttgGAATAAGTGTCTTAACTGCCTCTGCAGCTCTTAGTACCTGCATTTCGATCCAGAACAAACCCCCCAAAACTTGACAAAGAAGTGGTGTCCAAATCAGTCACTGTATGGCAGTATTATATTCTGTGTGATAGCAGATGATAACTATAAAAAGGCATAACTGTTACAATAGCAAAATAATTAAGTTATTGACAGTGATATTCTAATTATccggttgtttttatttagtagTCTCTCTTGAAGAACTGTCGCAAACACTTACACTTAACAAGCATGAAAGATATGTTTCTTTGCATCAAGTGCACttattgttttttcaaagtACATCCTCCAGAAATGCTTTATATAGTCTTTGATAAAGTCCTGATCTGGAATAATGGGATCCAGTGATCAACACGTAGACGAGTTTGACCTGCAAAACAGTTTTAATCAAGTGGAGCTAAGACCACAGCAGGACTAATAGCAAGAAAAAGATGCCTGGCAGTGTTATCCGCCCAGTTCCACTGGTTTCtgagctcctgtctctttgctGCCTCTGTTGATCAGGAGTTAGATGGCAACGCTTCATGTTTCCGGCTGTATCCCACACCAACAGCTCCGcctgagcagagcagcagctggatgtgTACCTCGCCCACAGTGGCTGAGAGGAGCCCTGGACCAATTCAGACACATTCAAAGGGGAGTCCTCTTTCTCCAATATGGCTTTGTAGTGGTGATGGTCTCTGTTAGTCATCTGGTCCCTGAGCGCCTGTTGCTGGGAGTCTCCCAGACTGTCCTCTGTGGTTGGAGGGCTAAGGAATAAAGTCAGAATGCCTTCACCCCTCTGTAGCTGGAGGGCAGCGAGGCCAGAGCGCCCTCTGTCTGACACGACCAGAGATACACTCCAGCTGGACTCATTGCAAATGGAAGGACAGGTGGACTGCcctcctgcagcagagcaggaTGGTGGGGACGTGTCTGGATCCTacaggagagacaggaagtgtcAGAGTGATGATCAGTGAGATAACAAAAGTGGAGAATATCCTCTTAGATTTTCAGTTAATGCTCACCGGGGGCACCACAGTCAAGTAAGTGACGGCGTAATTTGAGTCTGCAGAGTCAAGAGCCCGCACAGTGAGGGTGAGTGTGACAGTTTTTCCTGCCTGAGCTGTGGAAGGAGTGTGGAGGTTCACCTGATCGTGGAAGGACCCTTGTTCTGCAACATGgaacctgaaaaacaaaaactcaaaagtaaaaaaaaacattttccttatttataataagctttatttatttcagtcagtTCACATAAGATTTGGTGGTgattatgattataataattaatattaaattgAATGAAAACTATTTTACCTTCTTACTTTATTTAAAGGCAATTCTCAAAGGGCTCTGGCTGTTCGTTGTTTTTTGCCCTACCTGTGAGGTCCTCTCTTATGAAGATATCCACGGTCGTCATCCATGCTCAGACTCAAGAGTCGGGCCGGGCCGTGGTTTAGAATGTCAAAGTCCACCATTGTGCTGTGGCCAGGTACCAAACGAGGGACAGACAAAATCTGAGGTACAGGGTTGTATGGAAAGTTGGTTAAGGGAAGGTTAcaaaaaaatgtgcaaaaaaacaCTAAATGATGTCCATAGAATAAAAGGGATCTGCATATGTGGAATGCAAACCGTTCATCTTGTAGGCTTCACATTTTGCATATATACTGTTaatgaccagcgctctgtagcagtaTATAAACATGTCCTCTTCTACGCTCAACAGGAGCAACTGGCAGCATGCGACCAACAATATCTGGATGACCAGATCATATTGATAATCAAATCCATTTTTTCATATCGGGCTGACACAGACCTTCACAGGAGTTGTCGTGCGTTATGACAATAACACTCATCGAATCTCTTCCTCTTAAGCAAGTTCAAGTTGTTacaaaagtgacagtatattgtagaactgtttgaggaggactcactaatgaggaggaataattctgaagtagctccagagctttaacacaggacagGAGAACAGGCCATTCCACACAGGCAGGTTTAGCACTGGTATTGCActagttttttaaaaactgtgtaaGTGAGCTACTGAGCTACTTCTAACCAGTAATATTAGATATTTAAATCATGTCTAACATCACAATGCTTGAGCACTTCTGTTGAGTACCTGTATCTGAACATGAGTGGGCTGCACCATCTCTGTGGAAACCCTCTCCAGCTtatttcctcttctgtctctgcctgtgagTCGAACACAGAAGGGAACTCTGGGAACAGACTCCACAAATCCCACCAGCTCATCCACAGAgtaggatgatgatgaagaggaggaagaggagttcaGCGTAACCTGATGCAGGGTGTCTCCTTGGGCTCCCAACAGTGTCACGTGACTGAAAAACACGTCCTCTTCTGGAGCCAGGCCTGTAACAGCCAGAACCAGAAAGGCAGGTACACCTGGGAAAAGTACAAAGCACAGGCACATTCCTGGGCATCATACTTACTGTGCTCTGTCACTCATACACCACTAATTATTTGAGAAAACCAAAAATCCCTACCTGCAACTGGATTACCCTCCACTCTGGCCAGACCTGGGTGTGTCTCATTGGTTACAGTGGCAAAATAATATAGGAAATCTACACAGCTGTCACCTGGAGGTGCAGATCAACAGACATACATTCAGTTATATAATCTCTAATGTACCAGAAATAATCTATTAATGGATTTGATGCATGtctaacatgttttttttttacctatcACATTGAATGTGAGGTGTCCATCACTCTTGGTGTGGACCTTCCACTGGCCTGGCTGAATGGGAGAAAGTAGGCTGATGCGGTACAGACCCTTAAAGTGCTCCAAGTCTGCCAGGGAACCTTTCTCACTCAACAGAGACTGGCTTTGGCCTGACAAGGAGTAGAAACCAGAACAACAGCTTATTTAATGATCGCATTCAAAGATGAGTCGTGGTAGTAGATTATTTATTCTAAGCAAGTACAAAGTGCAGTTCACAGAAAGTAGGTCccagaataaaaaatattaaataaaatttgcctccaccaaccagtgcagtttcagtctacatacattttattccaaaGTCGTATGAGGTCACTCACCTGAAGGATTGGTTAGGATACACTCTATCAACACGCCAGTGACATGTAGGGTAACGTTCTTCAAAGAACTATCAACTCTGAAGGAATGAGAGGACATCAGCTCCTGGTCACTCTCCACATGGAGCAGGGTCACCTGAGGAGGAAGGATGCACACGTGCTGCTTCAATCTGAATGAGAAATGCTCATTCACGATTTCTATAATAAAAACTGATGGCAAGACAACTTGTATGTGAAAGGTGTTGCTTGTGTTGACATGGATAATTATCAGACCTCCTCAAAGTCATGTGACCATTTTCTTTGCACAACTCCTTTGATTTAGTACAACTAACGTTGACCCTCATTCAAAGATCTTCCTGCTGTACCTTGTCAGCAGCTGTGTTATCCTCCACTATGGCGGAAACCCTGTGGATGTCAGAGTTGGAAGTGAATATGGTCAATCCTCCTGACacggaggagagggaagagtaGAGGGAGAAACGATCAGGTGACCAATTTTGTGtaatcctcctctttctccgcctcctcctcctgctcctccctctgACCTCTGTTGTGTAGTTGGGATCCTCGGTTAAGAGAAATGTCACCTGTGGGAAAATCCGGTCAGACATTTACATCTGAACTCATCAGGTGAGGCTTGGATGTAGGCCTTCCAGTTTTTTGTGTACAATACTGAACataatgtaatgtttatttttaggaAACAACATTTGACTTAAAAACCCACCTTGCTTTGTTTCTCAAGTGCGAGTGCCTTCACCGCATCAAACAAGTGGGCGTCTTTAGGGGAAGCATCAGTGAATACAAAGATCTCTGACAGCGGTGGACTGTGAGTGAGTGCCAGCTGTTAACACAGAAAAATGGGAAATTACTCTGGcaactctctcctctcactATCCATGTGATCAGATCACTGCTCCTGTGACAAAAGGAGCAGCTTCTAGTGTTACCTGAATGGCAGAGAGACACATCTCTGGTTCGTCTCCTCCTCCCAGCGCCATCAGGTTCTCCATGTGCTGCATGAACTGGTTTGGGTCATCGGTCTCATACACTGGTCCTACGGCTGAAGGGTAGAATAGACTAGAAATATTAGGTGGATGGATTTTTTAGCAAAGATAACAGATTTATAATTGTCAAATTTGACCTTTCAACGTATTGAAGCTTAACTAAATTGATCAAGACAAAATTCAAGTAGCCTTACCCTATAGTCTAACATTTTAGGAAAGACGTGTGCTTTTCTATCACGCGTCagatgataaaataagataagatgagatgatgCTTCTTTCACCCTTTAGGGAAAATTTAGccaaatgacagaaataattGAGAAAAGATTAGTTGACGtgttctttgacattttagtttggtccatttcTTATCCACAAAGGAAAtgtatgacctacactgcaacaagccactagggggcgattgagatgctttcGCTTCACTATTGTGGGGCTGTCATGTCCTCATTATTTGAGTCATGGATAAAAGTTGTACGGTTGAAAGTTAATACTTCACCTGGGTCATGGAAGGGCACGAGTAGGAAGGTGTCTGTCTGCGTGGGGCTGCTGGCTCGGCTCTGGATGATGGAGTGAGCTCGGAGGCGAGCAGCCGTGATCTCCTCAAACATGCTGCCTGTGGTGTCTATGACAAATACCAAGGCAGGGGCCTGCTTCACACTGAAGAGCCTGTCGAAGGATATGAAGACATAGTACGTATACTCAGCAGCTGAAATTTGTAACATGGTATGTTCAGGAAGGTATTGGCCAAGAAATTATTCAATCTTTAGTATTCAGacaattgttattattatgactgAATCTTACCGAAGGAAGGCTTTGTCACCCACGTTGTCTCTGAGGTCTCTCAGTACAGTCAGAGTGGCCTCAGTCGCCAAAGCAGCAGCGTCCATGTGGAGGTAATAGTGAGGGGAGAATAGAGGTGAAGTGCTGTCTTTGTTGATGCCGCCTTTAGCCCCCATGCTGCGGCTGCTGTCCAGAATACCTCCATGACTACATTTACCTGGAAATTGAAAAGCCATCAAAACACTTGATACAGAAAATGCTTTTGACTTCAGAGTTGTGCCATCACACCTTGAGGTTTTGGAGGGAAAGTGCTGAAGTAGCCAGTGGTGAGCAGCTGGGAGTGCTGCTGTGCGTTAGTCAGTCTTGGCATTAGGTTGTTTCGACAGGCAGCACTGAAGCACTCCATACAGGTAGGAGTGTCCTCTGTGGACAGAAAGGTATGGTTTGGTTCAAAAACCTCACTGCAGGGTTTAGGGTTATATGCCTTTAACAAAAAAAGTGATCTACCAACTATGGCTTGAATGTCTTTTCTTCACTGTCACATTCAATGAGTAAAGATCTGATTCAGTATGAAACATCAGTTATAATTATAAATTCCTCTCTGagttaaaatatgtttattttggTACTGTAAGGTAATGGAtggctttttcagttttactgaTTTTTTGATTCTCCCATTTAAAGACCCTGTGAGTCGCTAAGAAATCTTGAGAaactcttgttttttctctatGATCCCTCATGTATGTCTTGTTTTGACAATCCCCTCACTTCCTTTCCACCCGTGTCTCATCATTGCTCagttttcttgtttcttgtcCTCCTGCATATTTACTAGTCTCTCGGATCTGTTCTGCTTCTCGTGATGTCTCCAGTTCTGTTCATCTCCCCTGTATCCTTGCTTATGTAAGATCATGATATGctgcaataaataaaaatacgtGGATTATGCTGCAATAGTAATATACCTGTAAAGAAGCAGAGATTctacacaaaccaaaaaaagaacataaagtATGACTGTAAAAGTGGCTCCATACAGCAGCATAAGAATAGCGCGCACAGTTCTGTCCTGTTAAATGAAATTCTCCTCTCCACTATTCCTTGACCCTGATGGGAAAATGTCTTACGATCaaggaaagatgtgaaggagaatCACAGCACTTAATATGGAGCAAACCACTGCTGATGTGATGAAGTGGGTCATAGTGGAATCAGGGGTGAAGATATGAGTTACCTTTAGCCACAGGGATGACAGGCTCCTCTGGCTGCAACAGGTGGAGGTATATGGATTGTCGGCCCATCTCAACCCAGTTACTGTGGCTGTAGAAGTCCTGGTAAACACGTTAGACAGATGTGAGGCTTTTCCAGCACATATCTAAACAAAAATCTTTTGTAATCTTTATGAATGAACAAGTCTTCAACATTTCACATCTTACATTTGACTAGTGTATGAAGTAATGCAGGTTTTATTACCATTGTACTTTATACACAGTTATCTTTTGTTGTCCTAATTTGCGGTGCTGCTGTGTACCTGCAGGGAGTGAAATAGCTGTCCCAAACTGTGACGGGCACTTTGGTACTCTTTGGCCCGCACTGAGAGCAGAGTCTGGGCCCAGAACTGCCGTAACATCACCGTGGAGCTGTCCACGCGCTCTGAATCAAAGTGGTACACCGGGTCAGACCTGGTGGAGCTCAGGAAGTCCATGGCAGCATTGGACTTCACCACCTCTCCCACAGCTCTCCGGAAGCCACGGCCTAGTCTAGTCTGGGATTGACAACTTTGTTACAGTCTTTGGAATGAGATTTAGTTCTGTGTTGCATATATGAACTCTTATAGTCAAGCTCTTATGAAAtcatttgtgtaaaatatattGTTGGCCACTGATGTTGGTTCACTTCAATCATACgtggccctgagagctcagACTAAAGTGTCCCAGCCATGTTCATCACTTTGTAATGTCTGCTGGAAACACTTGGATGTGTCACAAATATTTGACTGTGTTGCAGCGATGTTTCCTCCATTTGCATGTGTctttttgcttgttttctctGGGCCACCGTAATGACCTCAATACTGATATCTGATATGATTTAATGAGTCTATAAACCAAAAGAAAGTCTCTTATACTGTGTTCTAAACTGAATGTACAGTAAACATCCTGACTCAGCTCACCTGTTCTTCTGCAGGGCTTCCCTTCAGCGTCTCCAGGGTGACATTTAGAATGGACTGCTCTGTGATATATTGGTGCGTGTGTGAGTCCCAGGACAGCGTTAACACTCGAGACCAAAAGTTGGGGAGGAAGCCCATGCATGGTAAAGGCAAGAGGAGAAGGTAAGGGAGAACAAACCAGCACATAAGCTTCCCACCTCCTTCCCAGATTCTTCCCATTGGCATTATGTCGTGGAGACGTTCTTAGTAGGTCACATCCTACCTGCATAAAATAAAAGGCCTTTGCAGTCAGTTGCAACACAAATTCCCTCTTGTATTCAGTTTCATGGCATGCGATATTGACTGAATAGATGCTACATACATAGCTGTCACATTTCAACCATTGTTCGTACAGAAGTATTCACCAATGTagcttaaataaatataatttcatcATTTAAAGGGAGGGTTGGTTTTTATTGTAtgtgttgaaatcctcttcatgtcCTGACAGCTACTGATAAATATAAtcatctaaaagaaaaaagctggtgtctgtggcccATCACAGGTCAGTAATTAACACGACCAGTCATTTCctccaaacaaaatgaaatgattggctggtgaacctgaagcagagatgagagaCGGAATTTAGCCAGCAAACATGTTGGCTTCTAATTTTTTTGTggcgtagctttgacgagaTAGCCAGTTTAGCATGCTCTCgttagcttttccaggattactaACCCTAGCTTTAAGCTGTATTTGATACTGCTATTGTCGCTATGGCTATCATTGAGCCATGTTCAAAACATTATTCATTGAAACATTAGAAATTCAGCTGAGTTGACTCAACATCACCAAACAAGTCCTTTACTTATTCATGATTTCATCACATGAAAAGCAGTTCCCTCTCTCTGAGTGATATATGAAGTGACCTGTCCCCTTTTGTTCAGAGGAGGTTTGTGCTGATTTGAACAGCCTATTCCAGTCATCCAAGTGTGCTTTTCTGTCATCACCCACTTCTTAACAATTGCCCCACCCCAAAACCTCCTCCCATTTTTGCCAGCTATGTCTGTACAGAGCCCCCTATTGTTCTTTGCCCACTTTATTCAGATACAATACTTAGGTTTTGTTCCCACAGTCTGTGCAGGGAGACACCGAAACAAAGCACCAGGCCTATAAACAACAGCTCCCTCCGCTCTGCCTCAGCCTCTATTCAGCCAATCCGTTTCAGTTGATCAGTGTGGTGTCCCAATTGATGAGTGCAAgtactcattcattcattctgcagGAATGATACAGTTTTAGATACTTGTCTACAGGTTATTAAACAAGGTTTTCGATTTTAACACCTCCAATCAGTACAGCTTGTGTGCTGTGGTTCACATTAAACAGCTTTTCATCATCTGTTGCTTAGTTTGTCCATTAATACTGAGGTAGTAAAACAGTAAATTAACTACAAGAGCTTAATTTTGCACCAAACCTCCTCTTTCATAATGCTGCAATAATGtagttaagtgtgtgtgtgtgtgtgtgtatttttaatttataatgcaacttcaaacatttctgtaaaatTGCACGTATAATCTAAAAagttaatcaaaataaaaacgcTCTCACCTCAGTTCATCTGGTTAGACTCCTTCTCGTTAGACTTTGCTCAGATGTGCATTTGGCAGAGATGTCTCCGTTACAGTGCACAGGAACGCAGCACATGTAAATTCATATAACCTGTGAGCAGAGGAAGTTGTGGCTATCACAGCATTCTAGTTTGTGTAATAAAATTATTTAGTCTTAACATTTGTCGGTCCTTGGGCTCTCATCCCTGGTTGGCTCCTCAGTAAGAAGAATAACAACTAAGATAAGAATGGAAGAAGCACTTTGTTGAGCTCGGACGAGGGTCTGGTTGACACTGCGCGGTCTTGGGTGTGTTTCTTATTGAGGGGGGCACACAGTGAGACAGAAGACGTCCCGTCATAGCTCTCCTAAAGCCTCATGCCCCTCCTTACCCCCCATTATTGCATGGTGCATTGATTTACCACAAAAGGGCCGCATACATTATCAGCCAGGGTATTTGACTCAGGCCTATCCcaacccacccccccacccccctgccctctctgtctccatcactCTTGCTTTTCTAGTGACACCAAAAAAAGACTTCTGCTTTTCACAACTGCTAACACCACAGCTCCTTCCTCACTACCTAGTTACCCACCATTTTAATGGCAATGCAAAGAAGGGCATCAGTTGCCAGCCAACGCAGAGGACAGTGTTGAACCTTGTGGGACTGAATGTGATGAAATGAACTGAGCATTCTTAAGCTTTGGTCTTCTGTTGTTTTGGAGCTTTGGCTGTTCCTCAACAACATTTTTCAAGAGATCATCTAGTTTTCCAGAGCAAAAATAAGACATTGTTGCTGTAGTTGTGGTGAACCAAGAAAACACCTACAGAACCAATAAAAGATGAGTCAAAACATTTAGACATTGCGTGTTGTATGTAGGACCACCCACATGTTTCCAGACAGAAAAGCCAGAGGTGTAACGTTTTTTTACTGAACCTCATAAGCACTGAAAGAAGGCTGCAAATTAGGTTATTGCATGCTTCCTGTTCACTTGTGGTAAATTACcccagatttatt
The Paralichthys olivaceus isolate ysfri-2021 chromosome 11, ASM2471397v2, whole genome shotgun sequence genome window above contains:
- the vwa7 gene encoding von Willebrand factor A domain-containing protein 7, whose translation is MPMGRIWEGGGKLMCWFVLPYLLLLPLPCMGFLPNFWSRVLTLSWDSHTHQYITEQSILNVTLETLKGSPAEEQTRLGRGFRRAVGEVVKSNAAMDFLSSTRSDPVYHFDSERVDSSTVMLRQFWAQTLLSVRAKEYQSARHSLGQLFHSLQDFYSHSNWVEMGRQSIYLHLLQPEEPVIPVAKEDTPTCMECFSAACRNNLMPRLTNAQQHSQLLTTGYFSTFPPKPQGKCSHGGILDSSRSMGAKGGINKDSTSPLFSPHYYLHMDAAALATEATLTVLRDLRDNVGDKAFLRLFSVKQAPALVFVIDTTGSMFEEITAARLRAHSIIQSRASSPTQTDTFLLVPFHDPAVGPVYETDDPNQFMQHMENLMALGGGDEPEMCLSAIQLALTHSPPLSEIFVFTDASPKDAHLFDAVKALALEKQSKVTFLLTEDPNYTTEVRGRSRRRRRRKRRITQNWSPDRFSLYSSLSSVSGGLTIFTSNSDIHRVSAIVEDNTAADKVTLLHVESDQELMSSHSFRVDSSLKNVTLHVTGVLIECILTNPSGQSQSLLSEKGSLADLEHFKGLYRISLLSPIQPGQWKVHTKSDGHLTFNVIGDSCVDFLYYFATVTNETHPGLARVEGNPVAGVPAFLVLAVTGLAPEEDVFFSHVTLLGAQGDTLHQVTLNSSSSSSSSSYSVDELVGFVESVPRVPFCVRLTGRDRRGNKLERVSTEMVQPTHVQIQILSVPRLVPGHSTMVDFDILNHGPARLLSLSMDDDRGYLHKRGPHRFHVAEQGSFHDQVNLHTPSTAQAGKTVTLTLTVRALDSADSNYAVTYLTVVPPDPDTSPPSCSAAGGQSTCPSICNESSWSVSLVVSDRGRSGLAALQLQRGEGILTLFLSPPTTEDSLGDSQQQALRDQMTNRDHHHYKAILEKEDSPLNVSELVQGSSQPLWARYTSSCCSAQAELLVWDTAGNMKRCHLTPDQQRQQRDRSSETSGTGRITLPGIFFLLLVLLWS